In Geopsychrobacter electrodiphilus DSM 16401, a single window of DNA contains:
- the mftC gene encoding mycofactocin radical SAM maturase (MftC is a radical SAM/SPASM enzyme that catalyzes the first two steps in biosynthesis of the electron carrier mycofactocin from the terminal Val-Tyr dipeptide of the precursor peptide MftA.) — protein MSNQYVEKGLRSPVNLTWEVTLACNLRCRHCLSSSAEPAEGELSTEEALALVEQLHGEGVFQINFGGGEPFMRPDFLHILDACHELGIMTCISTNGTLITPELVERLSRNRLVAIQVSLDGAQQSTCEAIRGKGTFNIALKALELLAKSEIPTSINTVLTRENADEIQALQDLAGRIGVTLRISRFRPSGRGADNWQELRPTPTQLLAFSAWLAKNQNVRTGDSFFSLTSQERQGLGLNLCGAAKLTCCVSPTGMVYPCAFLQSDRFEAGNLRKNSFKEIWDNSEIFASFRGLRIHSCEDCQRFDQCHGGCPAVAYHLKDDIEGGDPECLERCVTSIADAKADVSAA, from the coding sequence GTGAGCAACCAGTATGTTGAAAAGGGCCTGCGCTCGCCGGTCAACCTTACCTGGGAAGTAACTCTGGCTTGCAATCTGCGCTGTCGGCACTGCCTGTCATCTTCGGCCGAACCGGCCGAAGGTGAACTCTCTACTGAAGAGGCGCTGGCCCTGGTTGAGCAGCTGCACGGCGAAGGGGTCTTCCAGATCAACTTCGGCGGCGGCGAACCTTTTATGCGGCCTGATTTTTTACATATTCTGGATGCCTGTCACGAGCTCGGGATCATGACCTGTATTTCGACGAACGGTACCCTGATCACGCCGGAACTGGTTGAGCGTCTTTCGCGCAATCGACTGGTGGCGATCCAGGTCAGCCTCGACGGCGCCCAGCAGAGCACCTGTGAGGCAATCCGCGGCAAAGGGACTTTTAATATTGCCCTCAAAGCTTTGGAGCTGTTGGCTAAATCTGAAATCCCGACCAGTATAAATACCGTTTTGACTAGAGAAAATGCCGACGAAATTCAAGCTCTGCAAGATCTGGCCGGCCGCATCGGCGTGACCCTGCGCATCAGCCGCTTTCGCCCCTCGGGACGTGGCGCCGACAACTGGCAGGAGTTGCGCCCGACCCCGACTCAGCTGCTGGCCTTTTCCGCCTGGCTGGCCAAAAACCAGAACGTGCGCACCGGCGACAGTTTCTTCTCGCTGACCTCTCAGGAGCGTCAGGGCCTGGGGCTCAACCTGTGTGGTGCGGCTAAGCTCACCTGTTGCGTCAGCCCGACCGGCATGGTTTACCCCTGTGCTTTTCTGCAGAGTGACCGCTTCGAAGCCGGGAATCTTCGTAAAAACAGTTTTAAAGAGATCTGGGATAACTCGGAAATCTTCGCTTCATTCCGCGGGCTGCGTATCCATTCCTGCGAAGACTGTCAGCGCTTCGACCAATGCCATGGTGGCTGTCCGGCGGTGGCCTATCATTTAAAAGACGATATCGAGGGAGGCGACCCGGAGTGTCTGGAGCGTTGCGTGACCTCGATTGCTGATGCCAAAGCCGATGTGAGTGCCGCCTGA
- the mftB gene encoding mycofactocin biosynthesis chaperone MftB (MftB, a small protein, is a peptide chaperone that assists the radical SAM enzyme MftC in performing two modifications to the C-terminal Val-Tyr dipeptide of the mycofactocin precursor peptide, MftA. MftB's role is analogous to the role of PqqD in the biosynthesis of PQQ, a cofactor that derives entirely from a Tyr and a Glu in the precursor PqqA.), giving the protein MAAAGIKLHPACRVRQEGFGLLFYDSRGPRLLFAATGKLLAPDFFETERRKDELPAGLNAQQQSVLQNFITKLLERGFLREQPVC; this is encoded by the coding sequence ATGGCTGCGGCAGGCATCAAGCTGCATCCCGCCTGCCGCGTGCGGCAAGAGGGGTTCGGCCTCCTGTTTTACGATTCGCGGGGGCCGCGCCTTCTCTTTGCTGCGACCGGCAAGCTTTTGGCCCCGGATTTTTTTGAGACCGAGCGGCGCAAGGATGAGCTTCCGGCAGGACTGAACGCACAGCAGCAGAGCGTGCTGCAAAACTTTATTACCAAATTACTCGAAAGGGGGTTTCTCCGTGAGCAACCAGTATGTTGA
- the mftA gene encoding variant-type mycofactocin precursor, translating into MEKKFENEVVETENCNEEPQILEEIQVEELAIDGICGVY; encoded by the coding sequence ATGGAAAAGAAATTTGAGAATGAAGTTGTAGAGACCGAAAACTGTAACGAGGAGCCGCAGATTCTGGAAGAGATCCAGGTTGAAGAGCTCGCCATCGACGGTATCTGCGGGGTTTACTGA
- a CDS encoding NUDIX domain-containing protein codes for MPRINSHCSYCGQKYVAKAPWPRRCLACGNTSYLNPLPVVVMLLPMGNGLVVIRRNIEPQKGTLTFPGGYLDLGETWQQGACRELEEETGIAIGAEEIKLYDVQNGLDQTLVIFGLAPPQPLEQLKPFSSDETQEVVLIERPIELGFSMHTVAMQKFFAATGAR; via the coding sequence ATGCCCAGGATAAATTCGCACTGTTCCTATTGCGGGCAGAAATATGTGGCAAAGGCCCCTTGGCCGCGCCGCTGCCTGGCCTGCGGCAACACCAGTTACCTGAACCCGCTGCCGGTCGTGGTTATGCTGCTGCCCATGGGGAATGGCCTTGTCGTTATCCGGCGCAACATTGAACCGCAGAAAGGGACCCTGACCTTCCCCGGCGGTTATCTCGATCTCGGTGAAACCTGGCAACAGGGCGCCTGTCGCGAACTGGAGGAAGAGACGGGGATCGCTATCGGGGCGGAGGAGATCAAACTTTATGATGTACAGAACGGCCTGGATCAGACCCTGGTGATCTTCGGCCTGGCACCGCCGCAACCCCTTGAACAGCTCAAACCGTTCAGTTCAGATGAAACGCAGGAAGTCGTGCTGATTGAAAGACCGATCGAGTTGGGCTTTTCGATGCACACCGTCGCCATGCAGAAATTCTTCGCAGCAACCGGAGCGAGATAA
- a CDS encoding MFS transporter translates to MSNLNSNVRKLYLFSFLQMSLFPMAIITLFWKDQIGLSLTQILLLQGIFSVAMLVMEYPSGYLSDRIGYRAALNLAALLGIVGWGLYAVASSFAGVLAAEIILGFSISFISGSDSALLFETLKKSGAEEQYAHHQGRMTGLGQIGESCGAIFAGLLYAAAPLLPFFIQVGVWVLVLLVTRSLVEPPRQIKATVSHLSEAWQSTRYALFDNKRLRYLILLNLVLGLASYYPIWLIQPYMQDNAVPLAWFGPIWAGANLSVALFALISRRSQLRLGDRSMVVVFVLMIVVGYLGLGLTGGLFSFLFYYLLTSMRGLRGPMLLSHAQQQIPSANRAGILSLQSLCFRLSFVCTGPLIGMLADRVGVQRTFLVLCVAFVLVLPPVVWLFLRQLKKNMPIYKE, encoded by the coding sequence ATGTCGAACCTCAACTCCAACGTCAGGAAGCTCTATCTTTTCTCCTTTTTACAGATGAGCCTCTTCCCGATGGCGATCATCACCCTGTTCTGGAAGGATCAGATCGGCCTCAGCCTCACCCAGATTCTACTCCTGCAGGGGATTTTTTCCGTAGCGATGCTGGTAATGGAATACCCCTCCGGCTACCTGAGCGACCGGATCGGTTACCGCGCCGCGCTTAACCTGGCGGCGCTGCTCGGGATTGTCGGCTGGGGACTTTACGCCGTCGCCAGCTCTTTCGCCGGAGTGTTGGCCGCCGAGATTATCCTCGGCTTCTCGATTTCGTTTATCAGCGGTTCCGACAGCGCACTTTTGTTTGAGACTCTCAAGAAGAGCGGCGCAGAAGAACAGTACGCCCACCACCAGGGGCGGATGACCGGTCTCGGCCAGATCGGTGAATCATGTGGGGCAATCTTCGCCGGTCTGCTCTACGCAGCCGCGCCTCTCCTCCCCTTTTTTATCCAGGTTGGTGTCTGGGTGCTGGTGCTGCTGGTGACCCGCAGCCTGGTCGAGCCACCGCGTCAGATAAAAGCCACGGTCAGTCATTTGTCCGAGGCCTGGCAGTCGACGCGCTATGCGCTGTTTGACAACAAACGCCTGCGTTACCTTATCCTCTTGAACCTGGTGCTGGGACTCGCTTCTTATTATCCGATCTGGCTGATCCAGCCCTATATGCAGGACAACGCTGTACCCTTGGCCTGGTTCGGTCCGATCTGGGCCGGCGCCAACCTGAGCGTCGCCCTGTTCGCCCTGATCAGCCGGCGCAGTCAGCTGCGCCTCGGTGATCGTTCCATGGTCGTGGTCTTCGTACTGATGATCGTCGTTGGCTACCTGGGTCTGGGTCTGACTGGAGGTCTCTTCAGCTTTCTGTTCTATTATCTTTTGACCAGCATGCGCGGCCTGCGCGGTCCGATGCTGCTCAGTCACGCCCAGCAGCAGATCCCCTCCGCCAACCGTGCCGGCATCCTCTCACTGCAGTCGCTCTGCTTCCGCCTCAGCTTCGTCTGCACCGGACCGCTGATCGGCATGCTCGCCGACAGGGTCGGTGTGCAGCGCACCTTCCTGGTGCTCTGCGTCGCGTTTGTGCTGGTATTACCGCCGGTCGTCTGGTTGTTTCTCAGACAACTTAAAAAAAATATGCCGATATATAAAGAATGA
- a CDS encoding PAS domain-containing sensor histidine kinase yields MEIQEDVSVKTQRKKPAEQIALELKVAELSRALEEIEASRNSYAFLYDFAPVGYFTFDRAGGIRAANQTGAALLGLKCGELIGQKFEHFVDYEDCLVFADFIETVFISQKKETCRLQLAQEGPLPLSVRIEALVTESGTECLAVLVDISEKKRAEQALSQSEYNLAKAQAMTHVGSWSFDPATSEVRASAELLRIMRLRPEETTDEAFSRVVHPDDRDNVLEHLRRGAEFGKNYEIEHRLQFDDGTLRWVYTIVEASVNSAGKVVKLYGTTQDITPRKQAESELRNKTNELQAIFDSIGDGIAVYDHTGMIQHHNLISPQLFPQEILPGKFCAEVFHPDKNHMPQLCPVELALKGERVDSCLALEREGQETRQLEITATPIKDAQGEHNRALVFFRDVTAKRQQELHLIQTEKMSSIGVLATGIAHEINNPLTSVAGFAEALQRRFREEPKLKEDLRLSDFPRYLEVIVRESYRCKGIIDHLLSFGRKSDGGPVKVEINIVLEEILELLKYLPGYQKIQVITRMSPDLPPVLGDPSGLRQVFMNLLVNAYHAIDGPGLVEVTTEPRDNEMIAVLVRDTGCGMAPNILERIWEPFFTTKEVGKGVGLGLALTYNIVKRYGGEIRLESKLGEGSQFTVLLPVWQGDRG; encoded by the coding sequence ATGGAGATTCAAGAGGATGTTTCGGTGAAGACTCAACGCAAAAAACCAGCCGAACAGATCGCGTTGGAGTTAAAAGTCGCAGAACTGAGCCGTGCCCTCGAGGAGATCGAGGCTTCGCGCAACAGCTACGCCTTCCTCTATGATTTCGCCCCGGTCGGTTATTTCACCTTCGATCGTGCCGGCGGCATTCGGGCCGCCAACCAGACTGGCGCGGCGCTATTGGGGCTCAAGTGCGGCGAATTGATCGGTCAGAAGTTTGAACATTTCGTGGATTATGAGGATTGCCTCGTCTTTGCCGATTTTATCGAAACAGTTTTTATCAGCCAAAAAAAAGAGACCTGCCGGTTGCAACTGGCACAAGAAGGTCCTCTCCCTTTGTCGGTGCGAATTGAAGCGTTGGTCACTGAATCCGGTACGGAGTGCCTTGCCGTACTCGTCGATATCAGTGAAAAGAAACGCGCCGAGCAGGCGTTGTCACAGAGCGAATACAATCTGGCAAAAGCCCAGGCCATGACCCATGTCGGGTCCTGGAGCTTCGACCCCGCGACCAGCGAGGTACGTGCCTCCGCGGAGCTGCTGCGTATTATGCGTCTGCGCCCGGAGGAAACCACTGATGAAGCTTTCTCTCGCGTGGTCCATCCTGATGACCGTGACAACGTCCTCGAACATTTGCGCAGGGGGGCTGAGTTCGGCAAAAATTATGAGATCGAACATCGCCTGCAATTTGATGACGGTACTCTGCGCTGGGTCTATACGATTGTTGAGGCTTCGGTCAACAGCGCCGGCAAGGTTGTCAAACTTTATGGCACAACCCAGGATATCACCCCGCGCAAACAGGCCGAATCAGAACTGCGCAACAAAACCAACGAGCTTCAGGCCATCTTTGATTCGATCGGTGATGGTATAGCGGTTTATGACCACACCGGGATGATTCAGCACCACAACCTTATCAGCCCCCAGCTCTTTCCACAGGAGATCCTGCCAGGAAAATTTTGCGCCGAGGTCTTTCACCCCGATAAAAACCATATGCCGCAGCTCTGTCCGGTTGAATTAGCACTTAAGGGGGAGAGGGTTGACAGCTGCCTGGCCCTGGAGCGTGAAGGACAGGAGACCCGCCAACTGGAGATCACAGCCACACCGATCAAGGACGCCCAGGGTGAACATAACCGTGCCCTGGTTTTTTTTCGCGATGTCACCGCAAAGCGTCAGCAGGAGCTGCATCTGATCCAGACAGAAAAGATGTCGAGTATCGGGGTCTTAGCCACGGGCATCGCCCACGAAATCAATAATCCCCTGACCTCGGTCGCAGGTTTCGCCGAAGCCCTGCAGCGGCGATTTCGCGAGGAACCGAAGTTGAAAGAGGATCTGCGCCTGAGTGACTTTCCGCGTTATCTCGAGGTCATCGTTCGCGAATCCTATCGCTGCAAAGGGATCATCGATCATCTGCTCAGCTTCGGACGCAAGTCGGACGGAGGCCCGGTCAAGGTCGAGATAAATATTGTTCTTGAGGAGATCCTCGAGCTACTCAAGTATCTTCCTGGCTATCAGAAAATTCAGGTGATCACCAGAATGAGTCCCGACCTCCCTCCGGTGCTTGGCGACCCCTCCGGCCTGCGTCAGGTTTTTATGAACCTGCTGGTCAACGCCTATCATGCCATTGATGGTCCCGGGCTGGTCGAGGTCACCACTGAACCTCGTGATAATGAGATGATCGCAGTCCTGGTCCGTGATACCGGTTGCGGTATGGCGCCGAACATCCTTGAACGGATCTGGGAACCCTTCTTCACCACCAAAGAAGTGGGTAAGGGGGTCGGGCTCGGTCTGGCCCTGACCTACAATATCGTCAAGCGCTACGGAGGGGAAATCCGGCTTGAAAGCAAGCTGGGGGAAGGGTCGCAGTTTACGGTGCTGTTGCCGGTCTGGCAGGGAGACAGGGGCTAA
- a CDS encoding NAD(P)-binding domain-containing protein, with translation MPQQSYDVLIIGAGPAGIAAAYRCHQHGLSYLVIESGTRVFQGIANTYPAGKDVYASRPKDSEEPFLIEELRPPDKPVTVEKYLQYVEHFVEHAQLNIQFESLFEDAVDEKDGFLVSTSQGALHARRIVLSFGSSIPKELTVYGDARMVAKTLGDPQKYVGMRTLVIGGGNSAADVISSILCAKRQANDDQPVYWAHIAETFDVNKNTAQRLGEEILLGGHIRLLPGAQPRIGEVDKHGVDRLVIRTSEVRESDGIEIYNALSFPMKNVLACIGSQGPLPIFDKLGLQSIACAEGVCHVAKEGDRLLLLTADFESTRKGIYVIGGGISPSYMRISAGSIQEHKHPNLIHTAINDAYRVIETIQMKKGSAT, from the coding sequence ATGCCGCAACAGAGTTATGACGTTTTGATTATTGGGGCAGGTCCTGCTGGCATAGCCGCGGCCTACCGCTGTCATCAGCATGGGTTGAGTTATCTGGTGATTGAGTCGGGTACCCGGGTTTTTCAGGGGATTGCCAATACCTATCCCGCCGGCAAGGATGTTTACGCTTCGCGCCCCAAGGACAGTGAAGAGCCTTTTCTGATCGAGGAGCTCCGTCCGCCGGATAAACCGGTCACGGTGGAGAAATATCTCCAGTATGTCGAACACTTCGTCGAGCATGCCCAGCTGAACATTCAGTTCGAGTCACTGTTCGAGGATGCCGTGGATGAAAAGGACGGCTTTCTGGTTTCGACCTCCCAAGGGGCACTGCATGCCCGGCGTATCGTCCTCTCCTTCGGTAGCAGTATCCCAAAGGAATTGACAGTCTATGGCGACGCCAGGATGGTGGCCAAGACCCTTGGCGATCCACAAAAATATGTCGGCATGCGCACCCTGGTAATCGGCGGCGGCAATTCAGCGGCCGACGTTATCAGTTCGATTTTATGCGCTAAACGCCAGGCGAATGACGATCAACCAGTTTACTGGGCACATATCGCCGAAACCTTTGATGTCAACAAGAATACAGCTCAGCGCCTCGGTGAAGAGATTTTGCTTGGTGGCCATATCCGCCTGCTGCCGGGGGCGCAACCGCGGATCGGTGAAGTCGACAAGCATGGTGTCGACCGGCTGGTGATCCGCACCAGCGAGGTGCGCGAGTCCGATGGCATCGAGATTTACAATGCCCTCAGCTTTCCGATGAAAAATGTGCTCGCCTGCATCGGCTCTCAAGGCCCGTTGCCGATCTTTGACAAGCTGGGTTTGCAATCCATCGCCTGTGCCGAAGGGGTTTGCCATGTCGCCAAGGAAGGGGATCGCCTGCTGCTCTTGACGGCTGACTTTGAGTCGACACGCAAGGGGATTTACGTCATCGGTGGGGGAATTTCTCCGTCCTACATGCGGATCAGCGCCGGCAGTATTCAGGAGCACAAACATCCGAACCTGATTCATACTGCCATCAACGATGCCTATCGGGTGATTGAGACTATCCAGATGAAAAAGGGGTCTGCAACTTAA
- the tpx gene encoding thiol peroxidase gives MQERTGVTRFKNNPVTLLGSELKVGDQAPDFQVVDSALNPVTLADFKGKTKIFCCVPSLDTPVCDSETRRFNQEAAQLSADIVILTISLDLPFAQKRWCAAAGIERVTVLSDYQEHSFGSAYGVVIKELKLLSRAIFIVNAADKLTYIQHVPEITNEPDYAAVLATVKQEIPTKEIPGDGVCGGY, from the coding sequence ATGCAAGAAAGAACAGGTGTGACGCGCTTTAAGAATAATCCTGTGACCTTGCTCGGTTCCGAATTGAAAGTCGGTGATCAGGCGCCTGATTTTCAGGTGGTCGATTCGGCGCTCAACCCGGTGACGCTTGCCGACTTTAAGGGAAAAACTAAAATTTTCTGTTGCGTCCCTTCGCTTGACACGCCGGTCTGCGACAGTGAAACCCGGCGCTTCAATCAGGAGGCCGCCCAGCTTTCCGCTGATATCGTCATCCTGACCATCAGCCTGGATCTGCCCTTTGCGCAAAAGCGCTGGTGTGCTGCCGCCGGTATCGAACGGGTCACAGTGCTGTCCGATTATCAGGAGCATAGTTTTGGTAGTGCTTACGGAGTTGTGATCAAGGAGCTGAAGTTGTTGTCGCGCGCGATCTTTATTGTGAATGCGGCAGACAAGCTGACTTATATCCAGCATGTCCCGGAAATCACTAATGAACCGGACTACGCCGCGGTCCTTGCAACGGTTAAACAAGAGATCCCCACCAAAGAAATTCCGGGTGACGGGGTCTGCGGCGGTTATTGA
- a CDS encoding VWA domain-containing protein, with protein MERIVTSFVAALREHGLRVSPGESIDAVHALGVCGVKSRKVSRQLLRLTLVKNVNDIKTFNEVFNIFFSRYQFVGPDEDLSALMDVAITEMDGEFTYLNVVKDDHDDEPGPLIKIDSEISPEDLAELKSLNEIDPDDTDGTELQIQMKGYRGKAQKPPRPSRRYGQNPMLISLGQNTVPEQRITFTPEEQAAMQEVVSKMMLRLRKDMKRMKNNQNRGKLHVIRTIQKNYRHDMVPFQVVMRRKRREKPRLVVLCDVSFSVSHASRFMLLLLHTLHNQLLDVRSFIYNRDVTEITEMLANMPVNDLMETIDTGDLIDLDENSSFGQVFLKFKKNYLENLRGRPAFIFLGDGRNNYDEPNDWVLDEIREKSRYMLWLTPEERDTWSRGDCMMDVYGSYCDKVEVVKTVEDLSLVVEDLLRDIYADTAHPIDRKLLREARAAKDASNNSSDYYHRGTSERSEPEFDPSGRSSW; from the coding sequence ATGGAACGGATTGTTACCAGTTTCGTCGCCGCTCTACGTGAACATGGGCTCCGGGTATCGCCGGGAGAAAGCATTGACGCCGTACATGCCCTTGGCGTTTGTGGTGTAAAAAGCCGAAAGGTTTCCCGCCAGCTTCTGCGTCTTACGCTCGTTAAAAATGTTAATGATATCAAGACATTCAATGAAGTTTTTAATATTTTTTTCAGCCGTTACCAGTTTGTCGGACCTGACGAGGATCTCTCTGCCCTGATGGATGTTGCCATCACCGAGATGGATGGTGAATTTACCTACCTCAATGTGGTGAAAGATGACCACGATGACGAACCCGGCCCTCTGATCAAGATTGACAGTGAGATTAGCCCGGAGGATCTCGCCGAGCTAAAAAGCCTTAACGAGATTGATCCCGACGACACAGATGGCACCGAACTCCAGATCCAGATGAAAGGGTATCGCGGCAAAGCCCAGAAACCACCGCGGCCGAGTCGGCGCTATGGTCAGAATCCGATGCTGATCTCTTTAGGGCAGAATACGGTCCCGGAGCAGCGGATTACCTTTACGCCTGAAGAACAGGCAGCCATGCAGGAAGTCGTGTCAAAGATGATGCTGCGTCTGCGCAAAGATATGAAGCGCATGAAGAACAATCAGAATCGCGGCAAACTGCATGTCATCAGAACAATTCAAAAAAATTACCGCCACGACATGGTCCCATTTCAGGTGGTAATGCGCCGCAAACGGCGCGAAAAACCACGACTGGTCGTTCTCTGTGATGTCAGCTTTTCTGTCAGTCATGCATCGCGTTTTATGCTGTTGCTCCTGCATACCCTGCACAACCAGCTGCTGGATGTGCGCAGCTTTATCTATAATCGCGATGTCACTGAGATCACCGAAATGCTGGCAAATATGCCGGTAAATGATCTGATGGAAACCATCGATACCGGCGATCTGATTGATCTTGATGAGAACAGCAGCTTCGGGCAGGTCTTTTTAAAATTCAAAAAGAATTATCTGGAAAATCTGCGCGGCCGACCGGCATTCATTTTCCTCGGCGACGGACGCAATAATTATGATGAGCCTAACGACTGGGTGCTCGACGAGATTCGTGAGAAATCGCGTTATATGCTGTGGCTGACTCCGGAAGAACGCGACACCTGGAGCCGAGGCGACTGCATGATGGACGTCTACGGCTCTTATTGTGACAAGGTCGAAGTTGTAAAAACCGTCGAAGATCTCAGCCTGGTGGTCGAAGACCTGCTGCGTGATATCTATGCCGACACAGCCCACCCCATCGACCGTAAGCTGCTGCGCGAAGCCAGGGCGGCCAAAGACGCCAGCAATAATTCCAGCGATTATTATCACCGTGGCACCAGCGAACGTAGCGAACCGGAGTTTGATCCGAGCGGGCGAAGCAGCTGGTAA
- a CDS encoding AAA family ATPase translates to MVSTITQETISDLLKANGYIADDAIATAVFLALRMEKPILIEGPPGVGKTGLAKALSVALDFPQVRLQCYEGIDEGKALYDWEYGKQLLYTQLLRTQLDNYLSVSADLKEAVQRLSSEESLFFSENFLVQRPILRSFMSEKRSLLLIDEIDRSDDEFEALLLECLSDFQVSIPELGVIEAKRKPLVILTSNGTRMISDALRRRCLYLYIGYPELEREVAIVRAKFPDICETLARQMIVFLNKARELNLRKPPSVSEALDWAQVLSIMRAKQLTPEVVAGTVGVIAKHQSDLQKVTELATQELG, encoded by the coding sequence ATGGTTAGTACGATTACCCAAGAAACGATTTCAGATCTACTCAAGGCCAACGGTTACATTGCCGATGACGCGATCGCTACCGCTGTTTTTCTTGCCCTGCGTATGGAGAAACCGATCCTGATCGAAGGACCTCCCGGCGTCGGAAAGACAGGTCTGGCTAAAGCTCTTTCTGTGGCCCTGGATTTTCCGCAAGTGCGCCTGCAGTGCTATGAGGGGATTGATGAGGGTAAAGCGCTCTATGACTGGGAGTATGGTAAGCAGCTCCTATACACGCAGTTACTGCGGACTCAGCTGGATAATTATCTTTCCGTATCCGCTGATTTAAAAGAGGCCGTCCAGCGACTCTCGTCAGAAGAGAGTTTATTCTTTTCTGAAAATTTTCTGGTACAGAGGCCAATCTTACGGAGCTTCATGTCCGAAAAGCGCTCATTGCTTCTAATTGATGAAATTGACCGGTCAGACGATGAATTCGAAGCTCTGTTGCTGGAATGTCTCAGTGATTTCCAAGTCTCAATCCCTGAATTGGGAGTCATCGAGGCAAAACGCAAGCCGTTGGTCATTTTGACGAGTAACGGCACACGCATGATTTCCGATGCGCTGCGCCGCCGCTGTCTGTATCTGTATATTGGCTATCCAGAACTGGAACGAGAAGTCGCCATTGTTCGCGCCAAGTTCCCCGATATCTGCGAAACGCTCGCGCGCCAGATGATCGTCTTTCTGAACAAGGCCCGTGAGCTGAATTTACGTAAACCACCCAGTGTTTCCGAGGCCCTGGACTGGGCTCAGGTTCTTTCCATAATGAGGGCCAAACAACTGACTCCCGAGGTCGTTGCAGGCACCGTTGGTGTGATCGCCAAACACCAGTCAGACTTGCAGAAAGTTACGGAGTTGGCGACCCAGGAATTAGGCTAG
- a CDS encoding iron-containing alcohol dehydrogenase family protein, protein MSHNKDLKRTLKNERLEYPIKMMHAYPSVNVGWGAHTMVGNDAKALGMTNALIVTTGLRGTGIVETIQGVLKSAGVNSEVFSGVTPNPKDHEVMAGAKVLASGKFNGLISLGGGSSHDACKAIKLVHSHDGQDVRTFEGAFKATKANTIPQLAINTTSGTGSEVSCFSIINHTDKKYKMALFDPNCTPSKSVNDPLIHQCMPGDLAAYTGMDALAHGVEAITSRLGVVSAYGPGLSAISLIFGNLRQSSMNRNNDKAVEAMVWAEMAAAYSFNSAGLGLIHSMAHALGGMYDAPHGLCNAIGLGPVMSFNLPACPERFKMMAQAAGIDTGGMSDMQAGHAFIDACLELKADLGITKTFSDLGLLEKDIEGLSRFSVNDICTEGNPTDTGLQDMIGIFKQCM, encoded by the coding sequence ATGTCCCACAATAAAGACCTTAAACGTACCCTCAAGAATGAAAGACTCGAGTATCCCATCAAGATGATGCACGCCTATCCTTCAGTCAACGTTGGCTGGGGCGCACATACCATGGTCGGCAATGATGCCAAGGCCCTTGGCATGACCAACGCGCTGATCGTTACCACCGGTCTGCGTGGCACCGGCATTGTCGAGACCATCCAGGGTGTGTTGAAGTCCGCTGGCGTCAACTCTGAAGTATTCTCCGGCGTGACCCCGAACCCTAAAGACCATGAAGTTATGGCTGGTGCCAAGGTTCTGGCTTCGGGTAAATTTAACGGCCTGATCAGCCTCGGTGGCGGCAGCTCGCACGACGCATGTAAGGCAATCAAACTGGTTCACAGCCATGACGGCCAGGATGTCCGCACCTTCGAGGGCGCCTTTAAAGCGACCAAGGCCAACACCATCCCGCAGCTCGCGATCAACACCACCTCGGGTACCGGTTCGGAAGTCTCCTGTTTTTCGATCATCAACCACACCGACAAAAAGTACAAAATGGCACTGTTTGATCCCAACTGTACCCCGAGCAAGTCGGTCAACGATCCGTTGATTCATCAGTGTATGCCTGGCGACCTCGCCGCTTATACCGGTATGGATGCCCTGGCTCACGGCGTTGAAGCTATCACCTCCCGTCTGGGTGTGGTCTCTGCTTATGGTCCGGGTCTCAGCGCAATTTCGTTGATCTTCGGCAACCTGCGTCAATCCTCAATGAACCGTAACAATGACAAAGCCGTCGAAGCGATGGTCTGGGCCGAAATGGCCGCCGCCTACAGCTTCAACAGCGCCGGTCTCGGCCTGATCCACAGTATGGCTCACGCCCTGGGCGGTATGTACGACGCACCGCACGGTCTGTGTAACGCCATTGGTCTTGGTCCGGTTATGTCTTTCAACCTGCCTGCTTGCCCGGAGCGCTTCAAGATGATGGCCCAAGCTGCCGGAATCGACACCGGCGGCATGTCCGACATGCAAGCCGGCCATGCGTTCATCGACGCTTGCCTCGAACTGAAAGCCGACCTCGGCATCACCAAAACCTTCAGCGACCTCGGTCTGCTCGAGAAAGATATCGAAGGGCTGTCACGCTTCTCGGTCAATGATATCTGCACCGAAGGCAACCCGACCGATACCGGTCTGCAGGACATGATCGGCATCTTCAAGCAGTGCATGTAG